The sequence TCCATCAGTCCGAGAGGATGCATTCTGCCACAAAACTGCGGCACATAATGTTAAGAATTGCAAAGATGCGTCTTTCTTTTTTGTTCATAAGCCAAACTCCATTGCATATCCCGATAAGTGTCGCTCCTCGGCCTTGCCGGATAAAACAACAGGAATGCCCCGGAAGGGTTTTATGACCCAACCTTTACCTTAAGATTTGTAAATCTGAAGCCATGGCATTCCCGGACTTCTTCAAGTGGCATAACCACTGCTCATCCCTTTTTTCGAAAAAGATCCATGGATCAACATAACCAAAGCAGAAAGGAGATAAGCATGGTCAGTGGAATCAGCAGTTCCAGCAACTCTATCAGTGAGATGTGGCAACAGATGTTCAGCAAGATCGATACCGACAGCGACGGGTCGATCAACAACTCCGAGGTCAGTGCGATTTTCGACGAGAATTCTTCGGATCTCGCCAGCGACCTCTTCTCGTCACTGGACACCGATCAGGACAGCCTGATCAGCTCGATGGAATTCAATTCGGGTTTGGCCCAGCTGAATCAGGAGAGAAAGCAGGGGATGGGTGGTATGGAAGGAACCCCAAGCATGGGGGCGGCTTCAGCGCCCCCGCCACCGGATCAGGTCTTTGAAACGGCCGATGCCGATGAAGACGGAGTGGTCACCGAGGATGAACTGGCAAGCGTTATCGGATCCGATGGGACGGACATCGAATCGCTCTTCGAGCAAATAGACACCGATGGAGACGGATCGATCACCCAGTCTGAAGACGAGGCCTTCCGGGCGCAGATGATGGAAACGACTGGACAAAGCGACGCTTCCTCCGGAAGCGGCTCAGCAGGGTTTTCCGGAATGGCGGCAGCTCCACCGCCCCCGCCACCGGATCAGGTCTTTGATACAGCCGATGCCGATGAAGACGGAGTGGTCACCGAGGACGAACTGGCAAGCGTTATCGGATCCGATGGAACGGATGTCGAATCGCTCTTCGAACAAATAGACACCGATGGCGACGGATCGATCACCCGGACGGAAGATGAAACATTCCGGGAACAAATGGCAGAGATGGCCGGACAGGGGGATACTTCTTCTTCCTCCGAAGCAAGCTCGACGAGTAACGATATAGCGGACTGGACAAGTCGGCTGGTCTCCAGCCTGCTGCAGAGTCTCAACGCATACAGCTATTCTTCCGGCTCCTCAACCTCGACAGACCTGGTTGCTTAACAGGCATATTTTTGCCAGGCCCATTCCCAAAGGGCCGGGCAACCTTCATGTGTTCTGCCTGACAAGGCCGTTTTCCCTCTCCCCATTTAGGGAAAACGGCCTTGTTTCTCCGCATCCTTAAGGTTCGCCCCTTGTCGCCAAGAGGTAAAATGGGCTGCAGCATCCGGAACATCTGGTTTCAGCTCTTCTCTTAGGCCACATCTCGTATACAATGTTTATTTTCCCTAGACTCATGCTTCGATAATTCTTAGAAAAAATAAGGTATTGCCGGAATTGACAGCCCCTGAATGTTGTGTCTTAAATTCTCTTTACTTCAACATCAGTATTCCGTTTCAACACTCTTTGCGGAGGAGGAAAATCGGTCTTTTCCCGGCAAGTTACAGCTATGAGGAAAAGTGCTGATTTTACTCTTTTGCCGATAATGAGGCACGGAGGTGCCTCTAAATGGAGTTTTCTATCAAGGAGGTTCCCCAAATGGTCAAGGTTTATCGCTCCCTGCTGTTTCTCGTTCTGTCGTTTGTGATCTGCACGTCCCCTTTTCTTCTGTCCGGTTGTGAGGAAAAGGCCAAGGAGGAAAAGCTGAATTTCAATACAGAGTATCAAGCCGTATTCATGGCGAACGGTCAGGTCTTCTTCGGAAAGATAGAAAACGCAGGAGGCGCCTATCCGCTGCTGAAGGAGATTTATTATATCGGCCGCCAGGCAGACCCCGAGGGCAAGGAAGTGAAGAGCATCCTGATCAAGCGGGGTAACGAGTGGCACGGACCGGAATACATGTACATCAATCGACAGCAGATCGCAGTGATCGAGCCGGTTGCGCCCAACTCCCGGGTGGCGCAGCTCATCAAGGAAGCAAAGAATGCGAAGCCTCCGGTGGCTCCGCAGCAGTAAGATCAAGAGGTTCATGAACATTGAAAGCAAAAGGCGGGCATTCATTTTTGCAACAAAGGAGGGGGCCATGAAGCGTATTTCACGGAAAAGATGGGGTGCATTCAGCTCAGTTTTGTTTCTTCTGCTATTCTGGCTGTCGGTCCTTCCCGGCCACGTGGCTGCCGCGACAAACGCCACATGGTCGCATGGGGGAGACGGTGTCTGGAACAACCCGGCATATTGGGACATCCTCACCGTGCCGAACGGAGCTTACAACGTTTTCATCATCGACGGCACGTCCACTGTGACGAGCAACATCAATGTGGCGGTTGAAAACCTGACGCTCGCCTCGGGCAACGGACTCATTATCCAGGATGGAACATCCTTTTCGGTCTCAGGCGGGACGGGGATCGTCAACAACAACGGGACGATAACGATTGGCGGCAACGGGGCCGATACCCGGTTTTATGTCGGCAGCCCCAACGTGACCCTGACCGGTTCCGGGACCCTGATCCTCAATCCGGGCAATACGGCTCAGCGGAGCCGGATCAGCTCGACCAATGGCAATTATGTCCTCACCAACGACACGAACCATACCATCATGGGTTCCGGTTATATCGGCGAGGGCAACATGGGGCTCGTCAACCGGGGAACCATTGTGGCGAATAACACGGCTGGTCCCCTCTACATCAACCTGAGCGGTGTGGGGGCCGTGAATGAAGGGACCCTCAAGGCGATGGGCGGTGCAGGCCTTCAGCTTGTCGGTCAGACTTTCGACAATGCCACAGGTTTGATTCTTGCCGACGGCGCCGGTTCCTATGTGGGTCTCAGGGACAGCGTCGTGGTGAACGGGGGCGCCTTCACCACAACCAACGGCGGCGTGATCGCCACAATGAACAACAGTACACTTAACGGAATCACCCTCACCGCCGGTTCCTCGTTCCAGGGCTGGGACGGCACAAATACCAGGCTCAAGAACACGATTGCCAATGAGGGGACGATGACGATTGCCGGCAATGGGGGCGATACACGCTTTTATGTCGACAGCGCCAATGTGACCCTGACCGGTTCGGGGACGTTGGTCCTCAATGCGGGCAATACGGCTCAGCGAAGCCGGATCAGCTCCACCAATGCCAATTATGTCCTCACCAACGACACGAACCATACCATCATGGGTTCCGGCTGGATCGGCGAGGGCAACATGGGACTCGTCAACAAGGGAACCATTGTGGCGAATAACACGGCGGGTCCCCTATACATCCATCTCAGCGGTGTGGGGGCCGTGAATGAAGGGACCCTCAAGGCGATGGATGGCGCAGGCCTTCAGCTCTACAATCAGACTTTCGACAATACCACGGGTTTGATCCTCGCCGACGGCGCCGGCTCCTATGTCGGTCTCAGGGAGGGAGTCGTGGTGAAGGGGGGCGCCTTCACCACGACCAACGGCGGCGTGATCGCCACCCTCAACAGCGGAACCATCGACGGCATCACCTTAACCGCCAATTCCGCATTCCAGGGATCGGACAACACCAATACCTATCTACGGAACACTCTTACCAACAACGGGACGATGACAATTGCCGGCAACGGCAGTGATACCCGGTTCTATGTCAACAGCGACGATGTAACCCTGACCGGTTCGGGGACGCTGGTTCTCAATCCGGGCAACTCGAACCAGCGGAGCCGGATCAGCTCCACCAACGGCAATTTTATTCTCACCAACGATACGGATCATACGATTCTGGGTTCCGGCTGGGTCGGCGAGAACAACATGGGGCTCGTCAACAAGGGGACCATTGCGGCGACCAATGCCGGCGCTCCGCTGTACATCGATGTAAACAGCAAGGATGCCGTGAATGAAGGGACCCTCAAAGCCACGGGCGGTGCGGGTCTTCATCTCATGAACGGTTACTTCGACAATACCAAGGGTCTGGTCCTCGCGGAGGGAAGCGGCTCTTATGTCGGCCTCGTGGACGGCGTTGAAGTGAAGGGGGGCGCCTTCACCACGGCCAACGGCGGCGTGATCGCCACCCTCAACAGCGGGACCGTCGACGGCATCACCCTCACCGCCAATTCCGCATTCCAGGGATCGGACAACACCAATACCTATCTAAAAAACACGATCACCAACAACGGGACGATGACGATTGCCGGCAACGGCAGTGATACCCGGTTCTTTGTCAACAGCGCCGATGTGACCCTGACCGGTTCGGGAACGCTGGTTCTGAATCCGGGCAACACGAACCAGCGGAGCCGGATCAGCTCCACCAACGGCAATTATATCCTAACCAACGATACGGATCATACGATTCTGGG comes from Syntrophus gentianae and encodes:
- a CDS encoding EF-hand domain-containing protein — its product is MVSGISSSSNSISEMWQQMFSKIDTDSDGSINNSEVSAIFDENSSDLASDLFSSLDTDQDSLISSMEFNSGLAQLNQERKQGMGGMEGTPSMGAASAPPPPDQVFETADADEDGVVTEDELASVIGSDGTDIESLFEQIDTDGDGSITQSEDEAFRAQMMETTGQSDASSGSGSAGFSGMAAAPPPPPPDQVFDTADADEDGVVTEDELASVIGSDGTDVESLFEQIDTDGDGSITRTEDETFREQMAEMAGQGDTSSSSEASSTSNDIADWTSRLVSSLLQSLNAYSYSSGSSTSTDLVA
- a CDS encoding beta strand repeat-containing protein, producing MKRISRKRWGAFSSVLFLLLFWLSVLPGHVAAATNATWSHGGDGVWNNPAYWDILTVPNGAYNVFIIDGTSTVTSNINVAVENLTLASGNGLIIQDGTSFSVSGGTGIVNNNGTITIGGNGADTRFYVGSPNVTLTGSGTLILNPGNTAQRSRISSTNGNYVLTNDTNHTIMGSGYIGEGNMGLVNRGTIVANNTAGPLYINLSGVGAVNEGTLKAMGGAGLQLVGQTFDNATGLILADGAGSYVGLRDSVVVNGGAFTTTNGGVIATMNNSTLNGITLTAGSSFQGWDGTNTRLKNTIANEGTMTIAGNGGDTRFYVDSANVTLTGSGTLVLNAGNTAQRSRISSTNANYVLTNDTNHTIMGSGWIGEGNMGLVNKGTIVANNTAGPLYIHLSGVGAVNEGTLKAMDGAGLQLYNQTFDNTTGLILADGAGSYVGLREGVVVKGGAFTTTNGGVIATLNSGTIDGITLTANSAFQGSDNTNTYLRNTLTNNGTMTIAGNGSDTRFYVNSDDVTLTGSGTLVLNPGNSNQRSRISSTNGNFILTNDTDHTILGSGWVGENNMGLVNKGTIAATNAGAPLYIDVNSKDAVNEGTLKATGGAGLHLMNGYFDNTKGLVLAEGSGSYVGLVDGVEVKGGAFTTANGGVIATLNSGTVDGITLTANSAFQGSDNTNTYLKNTITNNGTMTIAGNGSDTRFFVNSADVTLTGSGTLVLNPGNTNQRSRISSTNGNYILTNDTDHTILGSGWVGENNMGLVNKGTISATHAGIPLRIDVNSKDAVNEGTLKAMGGAGLQLMNGFFDNTKGLILAEGSGSYVGLVDGAEVKGGVFTTTNGGVITTLNSGTIDGITLTANSAFQGSDNTNTYLKNTITNNGAMTIAGNGSDTYFYLDSADVTLTGSGTLVLNPGNTAQRSRISSTNGNFILTNDTNHTILGSGWVGQNNMGIVNKGTIVANNAGAPLYINPNANLLDNQGTLRAESGATLAVLDGLKNYGSNTLTGGTYYAAGTLKLPVAAAGIVTNAATIVLDGPSSAILRYADNTDALKGFATNAAAGDFTIKNGRDFTTAGAFSNAGLMTFGTGSDFQVGATGSLQDYSQSAGNTTVDGTLTANNVAINGGILKGTGSVTGSVVNNSGVVAPGDSPGTLTIHGTYAQSNDGTLAIQLLNSGSGNYSLLAVDGSASLGGALAIYVLSNATISDGDTFTVLTSSGILGDFASISDNSASIDFTWSIYDGKDVILTAHGSTVVPLPPAILLLGTGLLGMFGYRLRMKRR